Proteins encoded by one window of Lepisosteus oculatus isolate fLepOcu1 chromosome 18, fLepOcu1.hap2, whole genome shotgun sequence:
- the gpha2 gene encoding glycoprotein hormone alpha-2 has product MSAARTQSPFLLPLLLLLLLTQLLLLPPATWSYEALGPGCHLYPFNVTIRSDRRGTCRGTHVVHACVGYCESSAFPSRYSVLLASNFTHNITSASQCCTISRDSRVRVRLDCGRGRHHSDIEILTAQGCRCDTCHKSRY; this is encoded by the exons ATGTCTGCCGCTCGAACCCAGAGCCCCTTCCTCCTGccgctcctgctgctgctgctgctgaccCAGCTGCTCCTCCTGCCCCCCGCCACCTGGAGCTACGAGGCGCTGGGGCCCGGCTGCCACCTGTACC CCTTCAACGTGACGATCAGGAGCGACCGGCGGGGCACGTGTCGAGGGACACACGTGGTGCACGCGTGTGTGGGCTACTGCGAGTCCAGCGCCTTCCCCTCGCGCTACTCCGTCCTGCTGGCCAGCAACTTCACCCACAACATCACCTCCGCCTCCCAGTGCTGCACCATCAGCAGGGACTCCCGG gTGCGGGTGCGCCTGGACTGCGGCCGCGGCCGCCACCACAGCGACATCGAGATCCTGACGGCGCAGGGGTGCCGCTGCGACACCTGTCACAAGTCCCGCTACTGA
- the cth1 gene encoding cysteine three histidine 1, with protein sequence MLFGEQAREDLLLPPSPEGAEDVLFRRGAPLWGGGSLAEALLPLVETPPAPAAPRPCYLRYKTELCSRYAAAGACRYAERCQFAHGLRELRVPARHPKYKTEPCRAFHTAGVCPYGARCLFVHAPEELRVPGARPRAAAATAPCRTYLAFGVCPYGARCHFLHADGKPQGPPEKGAERGRPSLCRTFLAFGFCLYGTRCLFRHAPAPPAPPPLGGGAPDRRGDPPLPPPPPPASNAFTFASRQLGDLLLPLAWGLGQLDAGGPEPAARSPGKLSL encoded by the exons ATGCTGTTTGGCGAACAG GCCCGTGAGGACCTGCTGCTGCCGCCCAGCCCCGAGGGAGCCGAGGACGTGCTGTTCCGGCGCGGGGCGCCGCTGTGGGGCGGGGGGTCCCTGGCGGAGGCTCTGCTGCCGCTGGTGGAGACCCCCCCGGCGCCGGCGGCCCCCCGGCCCTGCTACCTGCGCTACAAGACGGAGCTGTGCAGCCGCTACGCCGCGGCCGGCGCCTGCCGCTACGCCGAGCGCTGCCAGTTCGCCCACGGCCTGCGGGAGCTGCGCGTACCCGCCCGCCACCCCAAGTACAAGACGGAGCCGTGCCGGGCCTTCCACACGGCCGGCGTGTGCCCGTACGGCGCCCGCTGCCTGTTCGTGCACGCCCCCGAGGAGCTGCGCGTGCCCGGCGCTCGCCcccgcgccgccgccgccaccgcGCCCTGCCGCACCTACCTGGCCTTCGGCGTGTGCCCGTACGGGGCCCGCTGCCACTTCCTGCATGCGGACGGGAAGCCCCAGGGGCCCCCGGAGAAGGGCGCCGAGCGGGGGCGCCCCTCCCTGTGCCGGACCTTCCTGGCCTTCGGGTTCTGCCTGTACGGCACGCGCTGCCTCTTCCGCCacgcccccgccccccccgcGCCGCCGCCGCTGGGGGGGGGCGCCCCGGATCGCCGCGGGGACCCCCCGCTGCCCCCGCCCCCGCCGCCGGCCAGCAACGCCTTCACCTTCGCCAGCCGGCAGCTGGGCgacctgctcctgcccctggcCTGGGGGCTCGGGCAGCTGGACGCCGGGGGCCCCGAGCCGGCGGCCCGGAGCCCGGGGAAGCTGTCACTCTAG